The genome window ACGGATGCGTTGTTGCATTAACGAGCCGCTAAATGGAACAACAATATCCGAAAAcgatattgaaaatgtgacaTCGATCAGTGAAATCCGAGATACGACGCTGGTTACGACCACCAAAGTGCCTACGACAACGACAACAGTTGCAaccacgacgacgacgaccccTGAACCAACAACGGTAAAAAATGCATTTGACGTTGCACAATGAAGTTTCATCCGAAATTGATTGACGCACAATGTTAACTTCCGGCTGATTATTTTGTGCCACTTCTCGATTTCTAAAAGTTGCTCTTGTTCTCGCGTCTTCGTGCATGGCATCGGAAAATATATCTTTGCAAAGGAAATGATTTGTATTCAATGTGTTTTGTAGGATAGCCAAAAGGATCCAAGCTCGAAACCCTCGCGTAAGTTGAAACAactcaaatttattattcaccgaattcatttttctacatttttcaatgaattatttgatgattttgaaaaatactgcaTCGGCCAATTTGCATCGTGTGAGAGGTCCAATcgagaatgatttttcaatttttcactcatttttcatcatgacttttgaaaatcgaatctgcaaacagaaaatattttaagcATATTAACACACATTCTTGGAGTAACGAGCATATGAATAATTGTTTatcgtataaataaaaaaaaaaccacttgATTTATACATTAAATTACAATTAAAGTCAAGTGAAGTGGATTAGAATTagagaaatttcattttttgacgACGTTACGTCAGTATTTTCAGGCATCAGTGTTTACAAAAATGATCGAACttgaatgaattaaaaaatgaatttcatttatttttatcgaaaaagccATAATCGAATTTGTGAATTAGTTTGAAATAGAAGTTCGGAAAACTGTcaatctccttttttttttaacaataacTCTGATTTTTTGCAGTCACAAAATGTTCAGGAATTTGCATAGAGTCGAGAATAGCAGACTATTGCGAGGCTGTTGTGAAGATCGACTCTCTGTGTAAGCCCGGACACCGTTGCTGCGTCTCGAGGGATTCGTTTGGGAATGATCCACCGCCGGAATTTTACGTAATCGATCGTACAAAAATAAACGTAACGCGACAGGATGAAAAACATGTTGAGAAAAATATCACAACGACGATACCGACTACGACAACCTCGAGGCCGAGCCCAACAACAACAACCAGTTATTCAGCTGTCGCAACGACCCCAACGAGACTGAAACCAGCCCCCCGCAGACCTTGCCGAGGCGAATGTTTCAATGGGCTTTTTGCACTCTTTTGTGACGACATTGACAAAGATGCTGAATGTCCATCCGATGGATCGTGCTGCATTTCGTTGCCTCCACAAAAAGTGGTAGGAATTACACTAAGTTTGTTTTCAGACGTAATAAAATGAGGTTGCATAAATTCAAACTTCAAAACGTTTCGAATTATTCGAATTCGAAATTTGTATCATTGGAATATTACGAATCTTCGCCTCTTTTCGAAACGTTTTCAAACATCCATGCaactttttcgatatttttgcaACGAAAGTTTCGGAATATTCTTCTTTTTagatattattaaaaaataaattcaactacttttgaaaaaatctcagaAAATCTTCAATGGTTCGTCCGAATTCAAGTTTGTTAGATTCAACTTTCCATTGAAACTTATAAGCAGAGCTTCTCTATGATTCAGCgccaaaatttgtaaaaaaaaacagttttagatcaatcgattttaatgaattttgaacCCTTCAAGGAAACAACAACGACACCTCGTCCCGTGACGAAACCACCGCAACAAAAATTGCCACCATGTCGTGGTTTTTGTTTCCTCAGTATAATGGCTGCATTTTGTAAAAGGCcgaatacaattttgacgagaaCTTCTACGTGTCAGAGTGGCTCGATATGCTGTGAAGAGGGTAACGCTCCTGTCGTAAgtgttcattgaatttttcaataaaatgaaatgttgTTATTCGCTTTAAAAAGCCGTTGAATGAGTTTTCTTCTTCGAGCAAGCGATTGAATAatctgtgaaattttttttttgtaatgtcTCATTATAATTAAACAAGGATTTTGTTTGatcattgatgattttttttatcagacaCCTCGACCAAGGCCGAGGCCTGCGCCGACGAGACCGTCAACGACGACGGTTCCATCACCGCCCGATCCACGTCCAGAATGTCCAGGCTCTTGCATAGTTTCTTACTTGTCGTTCACTTGTTTCAGTGagtaaaaaacgaataatcattttttctcagtttgaaatatttagtaccgaaaattatttgtttttctcagGAAACGCTGAATTAACAAACTTGTTCAAATGCAAGAGTGCTGGTCATCAGTGCTGTGCACCGAAATCTTTGATTAGAGAAATGAGCAATGAGAATTCGAGCGATCCAATCCTGAGTAATCGCAATGACACGCATCCTTCCATCGTTTCGAGACCTTATACCACTACCCCCCTGAGCACAATCGTTTGTGAGTtcttaataattaaaaatatattcgatATTTGATAGTGACAATCGACAGTGAACATTTTCTTTCGAtgtttcaacaaaaatctaaAACATCTCTTACGATTTTTTACCATTATGTAATTAGAGCCGTTTTCatgcatgaaaaaatgtacgagAACGAGGAAGATTATGACCTGCAGGATTACAATTACGTACAAATTTGTTCGcacagaataaaataaaaaaattgatcattttatttccgatgaaatttttttagatttatcaataataaaaatataaattttgagattaaaaatatcgaagaatAAAACCCTATAAAAATAGAGACTGCTGTTTGTGACTAAAAATTGAATCACAATCTTTTAATCGTAGACGAAACAACGACAATCACGACGACAACAGCCAAAAGTCCGATTTACAGCAAATACGTTTGCGGAGTAAAGGGAACTTCGAGAGGTCCGATTCAAGCTCGGAGCTTAGATCGAGGTGCTAGAGTCGTCGGTGGTGAAGATGCTGACGCTAATGAATGGTGCTGGCAAGTGGCGTTGATCAATTCCCTGAATCAATATCTTTGCGGTGGTGCCCTTATCGGTACGCAGTGGGTTCTGACCGCTGCGCATTGTGTCACTAAGTGAGTGAAGAAAACACTATTTTTAGCTCTAGAATTTGGATGACTGTcgggaaaataagatttttgtcgattttttaaattattcagTTTTCGAATGAATCTTTGTCGACTCGGCTCTCAATAAAATTGGTTTATGGCATTCAAATTTCTTCGTTATTGATAACAAGAGAGATTCATATGGCGGCAAGTGTTTTTGTTTGGTTGAGCGAtccaatttttgaattttcattttgagtTTCAGTTAACAACAAAGTTCAAACCAAAACTATTGAAAGATTCGATAAAAGTCTCATTTAaacaaaatgatgaaataaatttcagtaTCGTGAGATCGGGCGATGCCATTTACGTGAGAGTGGGCGATCACGATCTGACGAGAAAATACGGAAGTCCAGGAGCTCAAACACTTCGGGTTGCAACGACGTATATACATCACAATCATAATAGTCAGACGCTCGATAACGATATAGCACTTTTAAAGTTACACGGACAGGCTGAGCTCAAAGACGGTGTCTGTCTGGTTTGCTTGCCTGCGCGAGGAGTCAGTCATACGGCTGGCAAAAGGTGTACTGTCACCGGTTACGGTTACATGGGAGAAGGTGTGTATtcgaacaatttaaaaaaaaatttgtattgacGAATGGAATTGACTAggcgaaaatattttcaaattcaatagaaaaaaaacgtctccAACAACAGAAATACAAAATTTCTTATAGCAAGACATGTTTCTTCATTCGTATTTAATGTCTAAATGTTCTGCAATAATATTAGAAAGAAAGTATTTTATCATttgcaattaaaaattttttgcataaaaaatgtttaatttgcATTTAAAATGCCATTGTTTTCAGCGGTTTAATAAACGATTTTCTATTCTTCTGTAGCTGGTCCTATTCCGCTGAAAGTACGGGAGGCTGAAATACCAATTGTCAGTGATGCCGAGTGCATAAGAAAAGTTAACGCTGTGAcggagaaaatttttattctgcCTGCGAGCAGCTTCTGCGCTGGTGGTGAACCAGGAAATGACGCTTGTCAGGTAAATATTGAGTTCGATACTTAAATCGCGTAAGCGATTGTTTACAAAAGAATGgtttagaaaaattttaatttccatggattaatttcatttttaatgaatcaaTTTGAATTGTATCTATCAACTCAACGAATTCATTAGTTTCTCCGCTAACTGTAAATTGAGCTCAATCGAAAATAGAAGCTTTGATTTCCAagccttttcatttttccatcctTGGTATTTCCTTTGCTCTAACTACCGAGACgtcttttccttttattttgctgcgtagttgttttttttccttcattcacATTCTACCACTTCTTCGTTTCCTCGCTCAACTACTATTTTCTCTGTACCTAATctacttttctttctctttctctctctctctctcgctcattcCTTTATCGTATGTTCCAAAACTTGTTTTTCCCTCGTTCTTCCAGCACTAAGTTTCCTACACGTTCCATGAGCTGTGGAATTGCTAGCATCTCTCAtttccctttctttccaagACAGACGCAGAGAAAAtgatgaacgatttttgttctttcttttttcaattattcacttcctttctgttttttcgttcatcgATTTGCCCTTTTTCCCCTTAATCTCAACTTCTACTTACTTTTTCTTATTCAATCGGTTagttcttatttttttatattttcgtataATATTGATTCCATTCTGGATTCCCAgcaatttgtgaaaaaaaggcAGTCCATTTTCCCCTCAGCTGAGGTCAAGTTCTAAACCTCAGCAATACACCTTAAATTTTCTTGAACAATCTAAggtttattactattattagtaGGAGTGATAAATTCTTGTGCGTTTTAACGATGCAATTCCGTAAAATTTCGCGGTTATCAGGTTGCCCGCTTTCATTACGTTACTCCGAAAGTAGAATGGAGTATCCTATACTTTGATAAAAATGTGTCACAGTCATTCCGATTCCGATGAATATATTTAGTAAATATCAttggatatatatatatttttttttttttttttttaatgggcCTTTGCATCTTTTGCGACCGAAGTGAATGAGTTTTGTGCCACGACGATGATTTCCAGAAAATAATCATCTCTGTGATCAATCTAGGGCGATGGAGGTGGACCACTGGTCTGTCAGGATGATGGATTTTACGAATTGGCTGGTCTCGTTTCGTGGGGTTTCGGCTGTGGCAGAGTCGACGTCCCTGGTGTATACGTCAAAGTATCCGCGTTCATTGGTTGGATAAACCAAATAATATCGGTCAACAATCTctagatataaaaaaatacatagatataatatatttatatataatatagaCTCCACATATTTTTCCTACTGTTTCATTCTCccacttttatattttcctaCGTCGTTCGAACGAGAACCCTCTTGAAGGATTCCTCCAAAACATACAGAGCTGGAAATTTCATTCCGTCAGAATTATGGTACTTAAAAAACAAccaaaatcgaagaaaaccCAGTCAGCTTTTCGAGAGCAGTTAGTAGCTTATCGAGAATATTCAACTTCGATTTcaatgacaaaaaattgtttacacgatgttaaaataaataattgtacGTCAACAGGTGGGATAACTTTCCATGACGTTTCTGTTATTCTATAAGTCgctcaatattttctttgaatttaCTGTTTCTATTTCAATTTGTGCCAATTGTTGGGAGTTTGTAGGATTCCGATtctatatttgaaaaaaagagttttgacgaaattttgcCGTGTatacttttaaaaaatgttgttagAGTAATTGCGAACACGGAAAGTcagagaaaattcattttgcacaattaaaaaaaaatgtctttcgttaaatttttctgtgtgagaaaaaatgttcagaaACTCGAAGCTCGTATTTTGAATGTTAAATCAGATCGCTAAATACCAAAATTCCAATGGAACGAAACTTTTATCGAAGAATGTCTGTGTCAAAATGTTTTCGACGTCCTAACACTGCTGAACCTTAATGATCGTTATTACACCTACATCCGCGCGTTACCTCGAATACTTGAATCGTTTATAACGTTTTCAAAaacctatttttattttttttgtgtaaattatttttgatcgaaaatttcaagaaaatcttcatgtagaaatatttttattattttgcagCACATATTCGCTAGCACTCATTTTCTTTGATATTTTCATCATCCGCAAAGAATGGTGGTCTCTgactttttatattcatacTATTTCGAGTATTGTCAAAATGCGACAAAGTTCATTAATATACttacaataattttcatcTATGTTTctaaatattataaaaatatagaaaactCGCATCGTACGCCTCGGCAGTTTGGGCAGAAAGTTCGctgagattatttttttctagataATCAATCTGCCCAGCCCGTCCgatatttttctaattttaaCGTTAACGTTAAGTGAACTTTTCTTCTCTCCAAGTTATGATGATaaagaacgtttttttcaaaaacgccTAGATTCTGTTCTTTCTAGGGTTACACGATTATTTATaaacaagatttttctttttcatgtaATGTTTTCTCACAGAGAAGAAAGATTCACAAACGAATTCTTGCTTTGTATATTAACGCGTCGTTTTCTTTAAATGTTAGTCTTATCgcagattgttttttttttttttagtatttctctttttcttctctttgttATCTTATGAATTGCAGATAAAACAATTGTAAATTGCAAGGTCGAATTTAGTCACTAagttattctattttttttttttttttttttttttttttatttcgtttctttatatttatataattttttattttccatcattcGTATATGCTCTTGcgtaaatgaaaagaaaaaaaaaaaagaaaagaaacaaacaaacaaaatcaaTCGCAGACTGATTATTCTCGAACGTCGAATTGTGTTGAAGTTGCATTTCGAAATTCTTGAATGAGAGTTTAAAACGCGTACATATCTGTAATTTTAcaaggttataaaaaataatatactatcaataaaaaaaaatcttttttaacATACGTCATatgaatgttttcatggaaaaagttaaaaatttctctTGTCGTGCATACAAACGCCACgcgttttattcattattttctacatatatatatatatatgtttctaattttatatatatatatatatatagattatAAGTATTTAAAACATTGTGAAAACTCCACCTCGAATCGATTTATCCCAATTATACATCGTTGTGAGTTAAAATAGTATTCCACACTTTCAAATTatgtttcaatgttttttttcaattcttcagCCTCTATTATgttgtaaatatttataaaaaatggatttttttgttcgttcgtgAATAGGATGTGTACCTTATGATAATTGGGTAACAGTAACACATAGCCCACATTTTCAAACGGTGAGACACACGAATTCTTTATgagtgatttatttttttaagcctACCATCTCTCCACGTACTTTCGGCTTTCTCGTTTAATTGTAACTTCCCAGCACTCTACGTGaattcgttttcgttttcgatGAACGCTTTACCGGTATCCTTTTTTCGGGTTTTGCGAAATCCTCGTTTCCATTCTCTTTGTTGTTGTTCTGAAATTGATCGATTATAAACCAACGATTTTCCGATTGGTTGTAAAACTTAAAATAGTTTAAAGTTTATACTCAATACCTTTGTGTATATTTCGGATTCCGAGTGTACACTCGTGTCGAATGATGGTCTTTTAGCTATGAAAGACAAGTCTGAAGTTGAAGCAGATTTGATTAATGGATTGACTGAATCATTACAATCGGCATATCGATCGTTTGGAGTCGAAGTTTTTCGGTCTTTGATTGCTGACGATGGAGTCGAGCTTTTACGATTCGGACTTCCGGATTGTATTTTCAATGTAGAATCTCCGCTCACTATTGTTGAATCCTGCTAATAAATATCCACATTCAgagaaatgtttaaaaaactaattcattaaaatatatatgcgttgaaaatttcattgggAACTCTGTTCGGAACTTTACAAACCTCGTCTTCAGATTCTTCGGACTGTTTTCTCATTTCTCGAAATCTTCGAATAATTCGCTCGTGTGGTGAAGTTGTAACCAAATTTCGTGGATACTGAAATTCTCTTTTGGCTGGTGTACAACCGGTTGGCATATCGCGACGAAGAtcttcaattaaaaatttgtcaaCTTGATGTTTCGTTGTGTGCAATTCAGCAGTTATTCGGTTATTCCATTCTGTCGATTTCACTCCTTGATCTTCAAACTTTCGACAGATTTCTGTGGACGAATTTGTCATGTTGCTTCGCTGCTTTTCGCTCATTTCTATGTGAGTTACGCTTGCGTCTGATACAATTTTACGgagtttctgaaaaaattaattaacagCACGATATTTAATATCTTTTAGCttcacatgattttttttttgtaaaattccaACTTGCTCCGAATGAAACAACTTACGTTTGTATTTGCAAGAAGCGAAGTCCGATCTTCTTCCGTTCtcttttgcattttttgtgCATTATTTTCTACGACAAATTGATATTTATCAAGGGCTTCGCAATTCACGTCGATACCAGTTTCTAGGTCCTTCACAAGTGCTCTGCTCTTTTCGATTGACTCGAGTGCTATGCCCGAATTCTGGATTGaaagaatttattaaaaattattgactATTCTATAAATAGTTATATCAAGTGAATTCCGAGCTTCGTAGTTGCACGGAATGATATGTTAATTTTATATCTCCAACACCGCGAATCATTTAATTCTGAGACAGTGGGGTCTCGGCAAGTCTTGGGCTAGCAGACATCACAGCTGTCAATGCACTTGTCTCGAGCCCAAtacttattatttattctgGCCCATGATCCCAGAAGGACATTGAAATGTTTCGCTTGGCGGTGTCAACATTCATCAAACTTTGACTTTGCAATGTACGGAATACCAATAAGTGACAAATCATTAATGaaactttatgaaaaaaactgtTATGAACGAGTTTGGAATTTGGATAAAGGACCaaatgttttcaaatattaaaatttgatgGATTTCGCTGTGCCGTACTTTGTCAAGATTCGATGCAATAATTTCTCTGATCGCGCCGACGCTGCcgtgaatttctttttcgaatttccTCTGGAACTTGACTTGATTGTCGCAAATATCTGTggaacgtttacaaatatcGTCGCAAACCGCTGTAGTTTGATCCAACGAATGTGTTATCGCCGCATAGTTATCCTCTTGTTGCGTCTTCAGAGTTTTATAATGATTCCACAGTCCTTCAAACGCCTAAAGATACAAAAGACAGAATGACTGaccaattttaaatatttttcgaatgataTTGAATTTACAGCCATGAAAATGGTAAAGAGAAAGTTGGATGATTCGAAAAATTGCCCAAAAAAACTGCGCAGTATTAAGAAGATGAAAGGATTAAAAAACAGAATGCTCCTCTGCAGCTTAAAGACgcaattatttgttttttattcgtttttataaaaaaaaaacttgagaaattttgataaaatctgtacctttgaaaattcattttgactTTTCAAAAGATTCTGCTGATCGTCTTTTGAAGTCTCGACGGATCTTCTGATCTCTTTGATACTTGCTGCCAACCGATCACGATCAGTCAATAATTTTTCGCACAATGTGTCCGTCGAATCTTTGACGTACGTTAACaaacattcgaattttttggCGTTTTGCTCGTTTACCAAACGTAAATTTTCGGCTATTTTATTCTCACATAGTTCACGAATTCTGGGTGCGAGATTCAACGCATTATTACGGAGAATAGATATTTGCTCTTTCGTCATTCCTGATGCAGCGTTCACATGTTcctcgatcaattttttgtattcgtcgtactgtaaaaaaaattaattttttttttttcattgcatacAAATGCTTTAATAGAAttacaaacaaattttctcaaattttaaaataaaatttacgcTTTGAACACTTCATAAATAATTAACCACTTACCGATTCGTTAACTCGACTCTCAAGGTCCTCGGCTATGGAACGTTCCTCTTTTACGAGATTCTTTGATAGTTCGATTGTGCTATCAATTCCCCTGCTATTAGCAGCGACTTGTGCGTCTGAAACGATAATCATATGGCCGGTGAAACAATTTGAAGAACCCAATTTCGATGTTAACTTTGCAAGGTCTAGAATATGGTCAAGATAAGGAATTATTTTCGTTGTACTCACGTAACTGATCTTTCATGGACAAGCAGAACTGTACCAAATCTCGAGTATAAATCGAAAGATCCTGCTCAATATTTTCGAAAGAATCACTTATGTTTTTACGAAACTGTTGACCAaggttttcattttcctcttcGACTCgtctgataataaaaaaattataagatTACTGCCATGTGGAATTGGAGTAACGAAAAAGTAagtttgtatttttatatcaattatttgtaaatctataaattttaCTTACTTTTTGcgaaatattttatcgtgGAGCTTATAAGTATCATCGGTTGCGATATCGGCGACTTTGAGGAGTGTTTTGGCttgagaataaagaattttttctgtatttacATGTTTTTCGACCAAATGTTTTTGAATGTCTCTGTCGTACTGCGTTGTTAGTAGATCATTTTTAGTTGACAGCAGCACAGTTTTCGTCGTTTCCAATTGGTCTTTTGTTTCGTAGAGAGTATTGGTTTTTTGTTCGAGTTCCGTTTCCAAATCGCTGAACAGTTtctagaatatttttataagaaAACCGGTATTTTTCGGTTgttccatttcaaatgataaataagattgaaatttttcaaaactgataaTTTAAGTTTTGTATTAAATCAACGACGTTTAAACTGTTTTCATTATAAGAGAAATGCTTCATTATTAATTACACATATTTGATATCTGATAATAAGGAATTATCAGAACTGTTTGTCTGTGACCTACCGCTTTATTGACCATAATATCTTCCAAAGCTTTAATATGATTAATCTTTTCCTCGATTTCCTTGCCAAGAACCTCAATCGTTGACTGCatttcattataattttcTTGCGCGAGATAAACCCCATTGCGTTCACGAGTAGCGAGCAAATCGCGACGCAGTCTCTCGATTTCTTCAGTATATTCTTTGAGCAGTGCCTTTTTGGAtaatttttgattgatttccgGTCGATTCGTGATATTTTTGGCACGATACGCGTAATCCAGAGTGGATAAGGTCTCTTCGAGATTAACACTGGCTGGTGAAATCGTCGCGATTATCGAGGTCTTTGTTCTTCCTCCTAAAGACTCCTGTAAGAGTCTCGTCAATTTGGATtcgctaaattagaaaaaaaaagcattattTCATAACGATTGAAGTTTGAGGCCATTGTCAGGAAGGCTTGTCTGTTACTTCGATTTTCATacgaattttatcgatttctgTTGATGAATGTATAAACTAATAATTTTTTACGTAATATTTCAACCTCTTCTGCCATGTCTGATGGatttgttgatttgaaatGTTATAGTAAACCTCGAACTTGCTTCTTGAtttaaattaatcgaaatctTCAACTTGGacgaatcaattttatttttctattaccGGTATGGAATATGTGGTGCTCGCTCCACGAGAGCTGTAATAACACGACCAAGAGTGAGCAAAGATTGATTGATGTTACCAGCTTCTCGGGCTCGACGATCGACAGCTCCAGATCTACCGACGTTTTCACTACCAGCCAAATCCactaaattcaattttcccgTTTTCAACAATTCTTCACCGTCAACTGTATTCTCTTTTATGTGTACCGTAATGGAGAATACTGTGTGAGAACGACTGAAAACGTAATGTAAAAGAAACGGTGCATTATATCGTTTTTTCccataataaaaatcaaaaggaatgttgtttccgaattgttctgtttaaATACCTCGACTGAGCATTCATCAATGTCGCTGCCGTTTGACGTTTTTCCGATCCTTTTTCGAGAATCTTATACACCTCGGTTTTGTTGTGGACTGTAACTTCCTCCAAACCGTGAATAATAACAGCTCCTTTTCTGGATGCATCTTCGTACAATCTTTTTGAATggacaaaaataatgtttatcTTTCATTCGCAATTCTATCAATTCTacattggaaaataaattttttttaaatgcagaTCACATTGAATGATCTGCGTTAAGGTGGACTGGATCACGTTACAGaaattaaatgatttttttaaaattactgTTCTGAAATTGAGAACacaaaatgaatgaattatACCGTATTTTAGAAGCATCGTCAGTGGGTGACAAAAGATCAAACAGTTCCTCATTATACAGCTCCAGGAAGCTTACTCTTACAGAATATTCTTGAGCATCCAAAGTGCGCAATTCGTCAAAGAGATGACTCAAAGAGCGAGGTATTATTCCAGCTTGAGTGTCCTGAAAGATCAGGAAAGGGAATTATTAGAACAaacatttacaaaatgtgcaatatGATTTCCATCTAGTGAGGGATTAAATCCTTTTTGTAGAAAACTAAAGATATGTTTACACTTTGCCAATGAAGAGCAGGATCATTGCTG of Venturia canescens isolate UGA chromosome 6, ASM1945775v1, whole genome shotgun sequence contains these proteins:
- the LOC122412244 gene encoding kinesin-like protein Klp61F isoform X2, coding for MNETRSSKKDKNQHIQVFARVRPINNTEKIGKSATVVDVTSCKEVVVRERPQDKLTKKFTFDRVFGPSSKQIDVYNAVVSPLLDEVLAGYNCTVFAYGQTGTGKTFTMEGCSNDPALHWQSDTQAGIIPRSLSHLFDELRTLDAQEYSVRVSFLELYNEELFDLLSPTDDASKIRLYEDASRKGAVIIHGLEEVTVHNKTEVYKILEKGSEKRQTAATLMNAQSSRSHTVFSITVHIKENTVDGEELLKTGKLNLVDLAGSENVGRSGAVDRRAREAGNINQSLLTLGRVITALVERAPHIPYRESKLTRLLQESLGGRTKTSIIATISPASVNLEETLSTLDYAYRAKNITNRPEINQKLSKKALLKEYTEEIERLRRDLLATRERNGVYLAQENYNEMQSTIEVLGKEIEEKINHIKALEDIMVNKAKLFSDLETELEQKTNTLYETKDQLETTKTVLLSTKNDLLTTQYDRDIQKHLVEKHVNTEKILYSQAKTLLKVADIATDDTYKLHDKIFRKKRVEEENENLGQQFRKNISDSFENIEQDLSIYTRDLVQFCLSMKDQLHAQVAANSRGIDSTIELSKNLVKEERSIAEDLESRVNESYDEYKKLIEEHVNAASGMTKEQISILRNNALNLAPRIRELCENKIAENLRLVNEQNAKKFECLLTYVKDSTDTLCEKLLTDRDRLAASIKEIRRSVETSKDDQQNLLKSQNEFSKAFEGLWNHYKTLKTQQEDNYAAITHSLDQTTAVCDDICKRSTDICDNQVKFQRKFEKEIHGSVGAIREIIASNLDKNSGIALESIEKSRALVKDLETGIDVNCEALDKYQFVVENNAQKMQKRTEEDRTSLLANTNKLRKIVSDASVTHIEMSEKQRSNMTNSSTEICRKFEDQGVKSTEWNNRITAELHTTKHQVDKFLIEDLRRDMPTGCTPAKREFQYPRNLVTTSPHERIIRRFREMRKQSEESEDEDSTIVSGDSTLKIQSGSPNRKSSTPSSAIKDRKTSTPNDRYADCNDSVNPLIKSASTSDLSFIAKRPSFDTSVHSESEIYTKNNNKENGNEDFAKPEKRIPVKRSSKTKTNSRRVLGSYN
- the mas gene encoding protein masquerade, with amino-acid sequence MYPSVFNRLILVVFLVFTGVSGQDDDSLAGSFLSGLLDTISDTANSADCPGICVHALATLLCYDVMEDIPCPSARMRCCINEPLNGTTISENDIENVTSISEIRDTTLVTTTKVPTTTTTVATTTTTTPEPTTDSQKDPSSKPSLTKCSGICIESRIADYCEAVVKIDSLCKPGHRCCVSRDSFGNDPPPEFYVIDRTKINVTRQDEKHVEKNITTTIPTTTTSRPSPTTTTSYSAVATTPTRLKPAPRRPCRGECFNGLFALFCDDIDKDAECPSDGSCCISLPPQKVETTTTPRPVTKPPQQKLPPCRGFCFLSIMAAFCKRPNTILTRTSTCQSGSICCEEGNAPVTPRPRPRPAPTRPSTTTVPSPPDPRPECPGSCIVSYLSFTCFRNAELTNLFKCKSAGHQCCAPKSLIREMSNENSSDPILSNRNDTHPSIVSRPYTTTPLSTIVYETTTITTTTAKSPIYSKYVCGVKGTSRGPIQARSLDRGARVVGGEDADANEWCWQVALINSLNQYLCGGALIGTQWVLTAAHCVTNIVRSGDAIYVRVGDHDLTRKYGSPGAQTLRVATTYIHHNHNSQTLDNDIALLKLHGQAELKDGVCLVCLPARGVSHTAGKRCTVTGYGYMGEAGPIPLKVREAEIPIVSDAECIRKVNAVTEKIFILPASSFCAGGEPGNDACQGDGGGPLVCQDDGFYELAGLVSWGFGCGRVDVPGVYVKVSAFIGWINQIISVNNL
- the LOC122412244 gene encoding kinesin-like protein Klp61F isoform X1, with translation MNETRSSKKDKNQHIQVFARVRPINNTEKIGKSATVVDVTSCKEVVVRERPQDKLTKKFTFDRVFGPSSKQIDVYNAVVSPLLDEVLAGYNCTVFAYGQTGTGKTFTMEGCSNDPALHWQSDTQAGIIPRSLSHLFDELRTLDAQEYSVRVSFLELYNEELFDLLSPTDDASKIRLYEDASRKGAVIIHGLEEVTVHNKTEVYKILEKGSEKRQTAATLMNAQSSRSHTVFSITVHIKENTVDGEELLKTGKLNLVDLAGSENVGRSGAVDRRAREAGNINQSLLTLGRVITALVERAPHIPYRESKLTRLLQESLGGRTKTSIIATISPASVNLEETLSTLDYAYRAKNITNRPEINQKLSKKALLKEYTEEIERLRRDLLATRERNGVYLAQENYNEMQSTIEVLGKEIEEKINHIKALEDIMVNKAKLFSDLETELEQKTNTLYETKDQLETTKTVLLSTKNDLLTTQYDRDIQKHLVEKHVNTEKILYSQAKTLLKVADIATDDTYKLHDKIFRKKRVEEENENLGQQFRKNISDSFENIEQDLSIYTRDLVQFCLSMKDQLHAQVAANSRGIDSTIELSKNLVKEERSIAEDLESRVNESYDEYKKLIEEHVNAASGMTKEQISILRNNALNLAPRIRELCENKIAENLRLVNEQNAKKFECLLTYVKDSTDTLCEKLLTDRDRLAASIKEIRRSVETSKDDQQNLLKSQNEFSKAFEGLWNHYKTLKTQQEDNYAAITHSLDQTTAVCDDICKRSTDICDNQVKFQRKFEKEIHGSVGAIREIIASNLDKNSGIALESIEKSRALVKDLETGIDVNCEALDKYQFVVENNAQKMQKRTEEDRTSLLANTNKLRKIVSDASVTHIEMSEKQRSNMTNSSTEICRKFEDQGVKSTEWNNRITAELHTTKHQVDKFLIEDLRRDMPTGCTPAKREFQYPRNLVTTSPHERIIRRFREMRKQSEESEDEQDSTIVSGDSTLKIQSGSPNRKSSTPSSAIKDRKTSTPNDRYADCNDSVNPLIKSASTSDLSFIAKRPSFDTSVHSESEIYTKNNNKENGNEDFAKPEKRIPVKRSSKTKTNSRRVLGSYN